One segment of Triticum aestivum cultivar Chinese Spring chromosome 2A, IWGSC CS RefSeq v2.1, whole genome shotgun sequence DNA contains the following:
- the LOC123186344 gene encoding uncharacterized protein, with product MGLHLLVAFAAVKGFAQLFHVSAPLWWPPLNPWPPLACHLPEACAVLCRVLATHLAWLRRAYARGGSVWGLRSRDDYDVLRQALLDVFY from the coding sequence ATGGGGCTCCACCTGCTGGTGGCGTTCGCGGCGGTGAAGGGCTTCGCGCAGCTGTTCCACGTCTCGGCGCCGCTGTGGTGGCCGCCGCTCAACCCCTGGCCCCCGCTCGCCTGCCACTTGCCGGAAGCCTGTGCCGTCCTCTGCCGCGTGCTCGCTACCCACCTCGCCTGGCTGCGCCGCGCCTACGCGCGTGGTGGCTCCGTCTGGGGCCTCCGAAGCCGCGACGACTACGACGTCCTCCGCCAGGCGCTGCTGGACGTCTTCTACTGA